AAACCCTACGCGCTTAGATTTTTTTCGAAAGCGATGAAATGCGTTAATTTTCCTTTTATATTAAAAACCGGCGAAGCATTGATTTTACATTTATAAACTCGGCCGTCTTTTCTGTAGTTTTGAATTGTTTTTTCAAACGGGATTTGCAATTTAACTGCTTCTCTCATTTCTTCTACAGCAGTTTTACACGTTGTTGGTCCCTGAAACATTCTAGGTGTTTTCCCAAGAACCTCTTCTTCTTTGTAACCCGTCATTTTTTTTAGTCCATTTGAAGCAAAAACAATTTTGAGATCTACGTCTGTAACCAAAACAACTTCGTCCTGAATTCGATCTTTAATATCAAGATTAACGTCATTCCAGGCAAATTGATCCGAAATCTTTTTCATTTTCTTCAAATCAGTCAAAACAGCTTTTAGTTCTCTCAAATATTCACAATGAAATTCCCATGCCATAATTGGCAGTGAATGACGACTTGAAGCTTCTTCAAATTTATTACTTTTCATTATAAATGATTCGTGTTAGTTTAACCTTTCTCTCAAAGATAGAAAGAAAATTCGTCACAAAACAATAAAAAACACGATTTAACGATAGATTAATTTAATCAAAAGGTAAATTTAAGCTGTACAACAACCGCCTTTTTTTCTTCGGTATTTAGATTACTTAACGAAATCCCGAGCAATCGAACAGAATCTTTCATACGTTCCTGATACAATAATTCTTCTACTGTTTCTATAATCAGACTTTTATCTGAGATAAAATAAGGCAAGGTTTTGCTTCTTGTTTGTTGTGTAAAATCACTGTATTTAATTTTTAGAGTTACAGTTTTTCCGGAGATATTGTGTTTTTTTAGTCGTCTTTCTAATGAAACGGCAATTTTATCAAGTTGTTCCAACATAAAAATCTCCGAAGATAAATTCACATCAAAAGTATGTTCTGCCGCAACAGATTTGGTAATTCGGTTTGATTTTACTTCACTATTATGGATTCCTCGAACCACTTTATAATAAAAAGCTCCAGATTTTCCGAAGTGTTTCTCCAAAAATTCCAGCGATTTACTTTTTAAATCTGTTCCGGTAAAAATTCCCAATTGGTACATTTTTTCCGTCGTCACTTTTCCAACGCCGTAAAACTTCCTGATTGGTAATTCTTCCAGAAAAGCCTCGACTTCATCCGGATTTACCGTTTTTTGTCCGTTTGGTTTGTTATAATCACTAGCAATTTTGGCTACAAATTTATTTACCGAAATTCCCGCTGAAGCTGAAATTCCAACTTCATTCAAAATTCGCATTCTGATTTCCTGCGCAAGCAAACTGGCACTTGGATTTCCTTTTTTATTCTGAGTTACATCAAGATAAGCTTCGTCAAGCGAAAGTGGCTCAACCAAATCTGTATATTCGTGAAAAATCTGATGAATTTTATTCGAAATCTCTTTGTATCGATCAAATCTTGGGCGAACAAAGATAATTTCTGGACAATATTTTTTAGCTAAAACACCACTTATAGCACTTCGGACTCCAAATTTTCTTGCTTCATAACTTGCTGCCGAAACTACTCCTCTATTTTCTGAACCACCAACAGCAACGGGTTTTCCGCGCAAAGCAGGATTATCCATTTGCTCTACCGAAGCATAAAAAGCATCCATATCAATATGGATAATTTTTCGATATGTTGGCGCATCTGACATTATGCAAATTTAAATAGTAAAGCATTAATAAGAATGCTGTTAATAGTTATAAATCGTATCAATTTTTAAAGATTCTCAACTTAATGATCTCAAACAAATCATTTTCTTTATTTTTGTACTTCTACACGAAATAATATAAAATGCGAACATTTGTTATAGGCGACATACACGGCGGATTACTAGCGCTTGAACAAGTGATGAAAAGAGCCGAAATTACTACCCAGGATACTTTGATATTCTTAGGCGATTATGTTGATGGATGGAGCCAGTCGCCACAAGTAATTGATTTTCTGATTGACTTAAAAAGCAAACAAAATTGTATTTGCATTAAAGGAAATCATGATGATTTACTACTGTCATGGTTTAGAAATGAAACTGAAGAAATTGACGAAACTTCGTGGTACAAACACGGTGGTGAAGCAACTGTAAAGGCTTACGAAAAAGTAACTCCCGAAACAATCAAAATTCATATTGCATTTTTAGAATCACTGGAAGATTACTATCTGGACGAAGAAAACCGTTTGTATGTACACGCAGGTTTTACAAACGTGAATGGTATAACGTATGAATATTTCCCTAAATTATTCTTTTGGGACAGAACATTGTGGGAAACGGCACTTTCATTAGATCCAAATCTTAAAGAAGGCGACTTATTTTATCCTAAACGCTTTACTTTATACAAAGAAATCTTTATTGGACATACGCCTGTAACCCGAATTGGTGAAACCGTTCCTGTTCAAAAAGCCAATGTCTGGAATGTAGATACCGGCGCGGCTTTTAAGGGTCCGCTAACAATGATGAATGTCGAAACCAAAGAGTTCTATCAAAGCGATCCGTTAAATGAATTGTATTTCGACGAAAAAGGTAGGAATTAATCTATAAAAGGCTATTTTTGCACTTTAAAAAAAATAATTAATATTTAAGTTTTATGAAAAAGATCATCACACTTTTGTTTTTAGTATCATTTGGAATTACACAAGCGCAACAAGCTTTTAAAGGAAAAGGCGATATTAAAGTTAACGTAGGGGCGAATCTTCAAGATGGTGGTTCAGGAATTCAAGGATCAGTTGATTTTGGTTTAGGAGAAAATTTCTCTTTTGGTTTTGTTGCTAATTATTTATTAGGCGTTGATAATTTTAATGGTTTTTACCACAATAACCCAACTCCATACACTGATAAAAAACCAGATTTCAGCGATCGTTTTGATGCTAAAGCAAGAATTAATGCAAATTTAAGCAGCGTTATTGGTGTTGAACAACTAGATGTATATCCTGGTTTAAGTTTAGGATTACACAATTTTGGTGGACATGTTGGTGGTCGTTACTTTTTTACTGACGGATTTGGTGTTTTCACAGAAATTGGATTCCCAATTGCAAAATATGGTAGTAATAATGATGTATTCGATCATTTAAATAATCAAACTACTTTTAGTTTAGGAGCTTCTTTTAATTTATAAGAGTTTTTAACCGCAAAGTGCGCGAAGTTTTACGCAAAGTTCGCAATGTATTTCTCGCAAAGTCGCAGAGACGCAAAGCTTTTTAAATAATAAAAACCGCCTGATTTGGCGGTTTTTTTATTCTAATGAATTCAAGTGTCATCCTGAGCGAAGTCGAAGGCTTGCCAATTGTAACGGGGCTTCGACTTCGCTCAACCTGACAAAACAAAAAAACCGCTCAAATGAGCGGTTTTTGTTTTGTATAAAATATCCGTGAATTATTTGCTTAGCAAAATACTCCAATCTGCTCCGCTGTAGATTTTATATTTTTCAGAGAAACTTCCTTGATTTACTGCTAATGAAAAATTCAAAAGACTGTTAAAATAACAAACATCTGTACCAACCTGAACTTCTCCAAAAGTGTGTACCAATTTTAATTTTCCATCATAAACCTTTTTAGTTCCTTTGAAAATCTGGATTTTAACGATATCTCCAGCTTTCAAATCTAAATTCGCAAAAGTCTTTTTGTCAATATTTGTCCAAACGTTTCCGTATTGAATATCTAAAATTGGAATTCCGCCTTTTATAATTCCTTTTTCGAAAACCGGTTTTTGATATTCGATTTTTACTACTTCGTTTGGTAATTTTGGTCCAACTTCTTCAAACGTAATTGTTTTTGATGCTAAACGTGCTCCGGTAAAAGCGTACACATCGCGACCGTGAAATGTATAAGATTCATTTGAATTCTGACGACGGTTTTTTACTTCGTCAATTTCACGAACTTCCTGAATCCCTAATTGTTCTGCGATCAAAGTTAAAGTTCCGTTATCCGGCGTTACAAAATAGTGTCCTGATTTGGTCAATAAAACAACTGAATGTCTTGAAGTACCAACTCCCGGATCACAAACTGAAACAAAAACAGTTCCTGCAGGATAATATTGTGCCGTTTGAGACAAACGATATGCTGCTTCCCAAATATTAAATGCAGGGATTTCATGAGTTACATCAAATATTTTCAAATCGGTTGAAACTCCCATCGCAACCCCTTTCATAGCAGATACTGCTCCATCTTTCAAACCAAAATCTGATTGAAAAACCAATACGTTATTTTGTGAAAAACCATTAAATGTAATAGCACACAAAAAAAGTAATAATCGTAATTTCATTTTTTCTCTTTTTAAATTTTCAGCAAAGATATTTCATAAAACTTGAAAATTGACACGTTGAACTTATAAAAAACATCATTTTATAAATCGATTTTAATTATTTACAATTACATTTGCATTTTATTCATAAGTCTATATAAATACTAGACAATTACTTTTCATTTCTTCCATTTGAAGAAGAATCATTACATCATATTCAAAACCAAATTCACCAATGAGAAAAAAATTACAAATTGTGCTAACCGCAATTCTCACTCTATCGAGTACTTTGTTTTTTGCACAAAATCACGAGATAAAAGGAACAATTACAAATGAAAGCGGAAATCCGTTGGAATTTGCGACTGTTCTTATCAAAGGAACTCAAACTAATACGACAACCGATGCTTTAGGAAAATTTACTGTAACTGCTGCAACAAATAACCCTACGCTTATCGTATCGCTATTTGGCTATCAAACGAAAGAATTGGTGGCAAAAGATCATTTTGTTGATGTACAATTGGCTTTGGAAAACAATAGTCTTGACGAAATTGTAGTTGTAGGAAGTAGAAATCCTAAGAAAAGTAAACTTGAAACTGCAGTTCCTGTTGATGTTGTGAACTTGGCTAAAATCAGAAATATAACGCCACAGACTACTACAAACGATATTTTGACGTATATGATTCCGTCTTTTAATTCAAACAGACAATCTTCATCGGATGGAACGGAACATATTGATCCGGCTTCTTTGAGAGGTTTAGGTCCTGATCAGGTTTTGGTTTTGGTAAATGGAAAAAGAAGACATACTACTTCATTGGTAAATTATCAAAATACGGTTGGAAACGGTTCTGTTGGTACAGATTTAAGTGCGATTCCGGCTTCGTCAATAAAACGTATTGAAGTTTTGCGCGATGGTGCGGCAGCTCAATATGGTTCTGATGCGATTGCGGGTGTAATCAATTTGGTTTTAAAAGATAACGCGGGTCTTGAAGTGAACGCAACTTATGGTTCAACATCTCGAGATGATGGCCAGACTACAAATGTGAACTTAAACTACGGAGCGAAAATTGGAAATAAAGGTGGTTTTATCAACTTAACCGGAGAATTTAATAATCGTGAAAAGACAAATCGTTCTCAAAATAACAACCTGATTATCTTTGATCAATCGGCACAAGGAAATTTCTTTGCTTATGATTTTGCTGAAAATCCGGCGCAATCTCGTCAAATTGATGATGATTTATTAGCTCAAAACGGGTTGAAACGTGATGATTTCAATTTTCAGATTGGAGATGCAAAAATCAAAAACATTCAGGGATTCTTTAATACTTCTATTCCGTTAAACGATCAAATCGAATTTTATGCTTTTGGCGGCGTGAGTCACAGAAACGGAACGGGTTACGGTTTTAGACGTTTACCAAGCGAAACTGAAAATGTTGTTACTTCTATTTTCCCTTTCGGATTTCAACCGGAACTAAATTCTGTTGTAACGGATCTTTCGTCTTCTGTAGGTTTTAAATTTAAGTTTGGAGAATGGAAACTGGACGTGAGTAATACTATTGGTGAAAACAAGTTTATTTACGATGTATCGAACACAAACAACGTTTCCTTAGGTGACAATAGTCCAACAGATTTTAAGGCCGGAAATCACTCGTTTTTGCAAAACACAGTTAATGCCGATATTTCTCGATTGTATAAAGATGTTTTTCATGGTTTGAATGTTGCTTTTGGTGGTGAATATCGTTTTGAAAAATACAAAATTGTTCCAGGCGAAGAAGCTTCATATATTGACGGCGGAGCGCAATCATTCCCTGGATTTTCTCCTTTGAATGCTGTAAACGAAAACAGAAACAGCGTTGGCGTTTATGCTGATGTTGAAGCTGACGTTACCGAGAAATTATTAATTGGGATTGCAGGTCGCTACGAAGATTTTACTGATTTTGGAAATACTATTAACGGAAAATTATCTGCGAGATATAAAATCTTAGACAATCTTTTTGTTCGTGGCGCTATTAGTACAGGTTTTAGAGCACCATCTTTACACCAACAATTCTTCAATAACATCGCAACAGATGTTGTTGACGGACAACTCCTAAATTCAGGTATTTTTAGAAATGACAGCCAAGTTGCTAAAGAACTGGGAATTCCTAAATTGAAAGAGGAGACTTCAAGGAACTATAGTTTTGGTATTGTTTTTTCTCCAACAAAAAAATTACATATCACGGCTGATTATTACCATATTAGAATTGACAACAGAATTATCCTTACAGGAAATTTAGGAAATGATGCTTACGGAGAACCTGTTCCGGCGCTTCGTGATTTGTTTGCTCAATATGGCGCTCAAACGGGTCGCTTCTTTACGAATGCAATCAACACAACTACAAACGGAGTCGATGTTGTTATTGATTATGACTTGAATGTTGGTCCGGGAAAAATGAATCTTTCGCTATTGTACAACTACAATGATAACAAAGTTGATGATAAATTGAATAATATTCCGCCTTTGTTTATTGGTCAGGAAGATGTGTATTATGGTCCGCAGGAAAGAAGTTTGATCGAATCGAATACGCCTAAACATAAAGGTACTTTCGCAATTAATTATAGTTTAACGAAATGGAATTTCTTATTGAGAAACACTTATTTCGGCGAAGTAATTCGTGATGGTTTCCCTTTTGGAGGAATCCAGAAACATAACGGAAAAGTGGTTACTGATTTAACTGTTGCTTATAAATTAACTCCAAAAATTCAGATTGCTTTGGGAGCAAATAACTTATTTGATATTTTCCCGGACAAACAAATTTACGAAAACAGCTACTACGGAGTATTTAAATATGCGCCGGTTCAAATGGGAACTACCGGAGCTTATTACTTTGGACGTATGAGTTTTACACTATAATATTTAACCGCAAAGCGCGCAAAGTTATACGCTAAGTTCGCTGGTAAATTTCTCGCAAAGTCGCAGAGACGCAAAGTTTTTCATATATGACGAAACCGCCTTAATGGGCGGTTTTTGTTTTTAATAGCATCATAAACTAAGAAAAAATCTGTGTAAATCTGCGTTTTCGCAAAGCGAATCTGCATCATCCGCGTTCCTTTCAACAATTTACTTTGTAGAAGTTCGCTAGTAAATTTCTCGCAAAGACGCGAAGTCTCAAAGGTTTTGTCATTTCGACCGGAGGGAGAAATCACACAAGAAACTCCGCAATAGTCGACGCCAATCTTTGTAGATTTACTAGTGTGATTTCTCGTTCCTCGAAATGACAAACTAGACGACTAATCATTGACTTTAAATAAAAAACCTTTGTGACTTCGTGTCTTTGCGAGATTATAACTTCATAAAAAAGCCTCGCAAATTGCGAGGCTCTTCATTTTTACTAATTTCAATCTAATTACTTCTTAACAAATTTCTTAACGATTCTTTTGTCACCTTTATTCAATTCGATGATATAAATCCCAGTACTCAAGTTGCTTACATCAACAAGATTTCCAGAAAGTTGACCAGTTTTTAATTGCTGACCTAATGTATTTATGATTCTAAATGAATAACCTTCGCTATTTGCAAACGAAACATTCAATTCACCTCCAACCGGATTTGGATATAAAGCAAAACTTGAAGTTTCAACTGTTTCCACTAATCCTGCAGCAATATCTTCACTTGCAATTGCGCCTGAAGCAGTTATGTTTATAGTATAATCTTCTACTTGGCCATAAGAGAAAGATTCACAAGATGTTGGAATTGCATTGTATTTCATCGAAACTCTAAGTCTTGTTGTTCCAAGAGTTGCAGTTGCAGGAATCGTAATTGATCCTGTTGCTGTTGAAGCTGTTGAAGCTGCTTTTGTATAAACAGTTTCGCCTGAATCTGAAAAATCACCATCTTGATTGTAGTCAATAAAAACAGCATATCCTTCGCTGTAAACAGATGAAGTCCATGTTGGCGTAATTGTTATTGTATATGCAGTTCCTCTTGCTGCATTTGTAGAAGTAGCTGTAAAATCTTCATATCCAGTTGTTGCTGTAGAAGTTTTATTGATAGTTCCAAAAACAACTTTAGAGATTCTCTCGTCTGTAGCACTATTTCCTTTTGATGTACAATAAGTAACTGAAGCAGCAGTTGTTGTAACATTTACAGCATTACTTGCTGCTGAAACATTTCCTGCGGCATCTTTGGCTTTAACTGTAAAAGTATAAGCTGTCAAAGCTGTTAATCCCGTTACGGTATAACTTGTTGTTGTAGAAGAACCTTTTAGAGTTGCTCCTTGGTAAATATCATATCCGGTTACAGCTACATTATCTGTAGAAGCTGTCCAAGTCAAATTAGTACTTGATCCTGTTGTTCCAGCTGCAGCAAGAGCTGTTGGAGCACTTGGAGCAACTGTATCTGTAGATCCTGAATATGCAGCTCCAACTCCTACTGCATAAAATGCATTTGTTGTTGCGATAACTTCTGCAGAACCTGCACCGTACAAGTCAATAGCCGATTGGATTCCTGAAGTTCTTGCATTTGCATAAGTAGAGTTCGAAGTTAAATACACACTTTCTAAACGGAAAGCAATTTTTGCTGCTTTGTCAATTGTGATTCCTGTTACGTTATACGCGTTTCCAATATCATTTGTTCCTGATTTACCTACAGACAAAATATAAAACCAGTGATTTAATACGCCAGAGTTGGTATGAACACCACATTGGTCATTGTTATTTGTTGGTGTACAGTTTACGTTTACCCAATAAGTTCCGCCATAAGTGTCCGGCTGTCCTTCAGAATTTGGATCGCTCATTGAACGTAAAGCTAAATGCCCGCTTCTTCTTTCGATATCTTCCCCTACTAACCAAGTCGATTTTGTTGGCGCAGCGCGATATTCGATACAAGCTCCCCAAATATCAGAGAATGCTTCGTTCATCGCTCCGGATTCTTTTTGATAAGCCAAATTTGCAGTATATGTACAAACCGCATGACCAATTTCGTGACCCGCAACATCAAGTGCTGTTAAGATATCAAATCCTCCTGTTCCTGTTCCGTCACCGTAAGTCATAACACTTCCGTTCCAGAATGCGTTATTATTATCCGGATATCCTGCTGCCACTAAGTTATAATGCACATAACTTTTGATTTTTGCTCCGGCATTGTCATAACTGTTTCTTCCGTGTACAGCTGACCAATAATCATAAGTCATTTCAGCTCCCCAATGTGCATCAAGCGCTCCATTATCTTTGTTTGTATTATTATACTCTGCTGCTGTCCAGTTATTATCTGCATCCGTAAAGTTTGTTGTTGGATAAGTCGCTGTTTTTGCCGAATTGTAAGTTTGAACTCCATTTCCGCGAGTACCATCAGATAAAATATACGAAGATCCGCTTAAAGTTGTCTGGATAGTTTGAGTTCCGCTATAACGAGTCGCAGCATTTGCAGCAACAATTGCCATTTTTGAAGTAGCGTTTTTGTTTTGTTCTTTGGCTGCAGCCGAAATAAATCTTCCATGGCTATTTTCGCCCAAATGTTTTATTGTTGCATTATAAAACAAAGCTTCTCCGGTTTGAGCATCGATATAAAGATCTCCACGACTCAATGGTTTTGTGGCATAAATATCAAACTTATAGGCTAAGCGAACTTTATCGGTTTTTCTTTCCTTTCCCTGGTCATCCATTGACGGAAGTAAAACAAGTTCACCTTTTGGTTTTTTATAGTCCATTGCGGCAGCATCTGCAGGAGTTTCCCATAAATACTGTTTTGCTCCTGTGTAGGCAATCGCTTTGTCAAAAGCTGCCTGACTTGACAATTTTGGCGTTGTTTTGACATTTTCGAGTGCATAAAACTCTCCATTCATCGAAACTACTTTTCCGCCTTTGGAGTGAATCGTATAATTCGCAAATTCTACTTTAACTCCTTGTTCATACAATTGAAACTTTTCATGCGTAAAACCTTCTTTGTCTGATTCTTTTTTAACCTTAGAAAAAGACTGATTCTCTTTTAATCCTAATTGTTCCTTGAAAACAGTATTATAATCTGTTTCCTTGTAACTGGATTTTTCACTAAATGTGATTAAACTTGGCTGTCCGTTTTCAGACACACTTTTCTGACTTACTCTTTTGTCGGTATTCTGTGCAAATCCTGATAGCGAAAATGTAAGAATAACAACTGTTCCGGCCATAATTTTTGGTAATTTTCTTTCCATAATAAATGTGGTATTTTAGTTTGGTTAAATGGATTACAAACAAAATATTTAATGTAAGTAAATACTTTATTTCGAGATAAAAGTATTTTATTTCTGTTAGATAATCGATGAAATTTACCTTTAATCGATAAAATACAACATCTTTTACCTAAAATTCACATTTATTTAACAAACCATGAAGATTTCACAAAAAGAAAGGCTTAAAATTGATTATTCTATTGATTTATAATATATTATACGGTAAAAAACCGCGGAGATCCCAATTTTACTGGGAAAAAGAACTTCTTCATTTTTTAATTTTTTCTTACAAAAAAAGACCAGCCTTTTAAAAGCTGGTCTTCGCGAATTTTTGTAAGAAATAAAACTTTATCTAATATCCATTTCCGGAATATCACCTTCAATAATTAATTCAGCTTCTGTTGATGCAATAATATGCTCAACAGAAATACCTGGCGCTCGTTCTAAAAGTTTAAAACCTTTCTCAGTCACTTCCAAAACCGCAAGCTCCGTTACAACCTTTTTTACGCAACCTACGCCTGTTAATGGCAAAGTACACTTTTTTAGTATTTTAGATTCGCCTGATTTATTTACGTGCATCATTGCAACGATAATATTTTCGGCGGAAGCCACTAAATCCATAGCGCCTCCCATTCCTTTTACCATTTTTCCCGGAATCTTCCAGTTTGCAATATCACCATTTTCTGAAACTTCCATTGCTCCCAGAATAGTTAAATCTACTTTTTGACTGCGAATCATTCCAAAACTAAAAGCAGAATCAAAGAAACTCGCTCCCGGCAATGTTGTAATGGTTTGTTTTCCAGCGTTGATAATATCGGCGTCTTCTTCTCCGGCAAAAGGAAATGGTCCCATTCCCAGAACACCGTTTTCACTTTGAAATTCAACCGCAATATCTTCTCTCACATAATTGGCAACCAACGTCGGAATCCCAATTCCAAGATTCACGAAATATCTATCTTTTACTTCTTTTGCAATTCGTTTTGCAATATCTTCTTTTGTTAACATATCTTTATTTAATTTGTTAATGAGGAAATTAGATAATTAGATAATGTCTTTTGTGACGCAATCCAATTAATTATCTAATTATCACATTTTCTAATTATCTAATTCGTTTTTTCATTTTTAGTGAAATAATTCCAAGTCGCTCTCGCTATATCAGCAATTATCTTCTCTGTATCTTCTTTGCTTTCTGTGATGTTTTTTAAAAACACAGAAATTATAAAATGTTTTCCGTTTGGGAGTTTTACAATTCCGATATCGTTCATTGCAACTCTTAAATTAGCGTCATTTGTTCCCGAAATTCCTGTTCTGTGGGCTAATTCAGTATTTTCTGGAAGTCCCGCTTTCAACCACGTAAGTCCTCTTGAAGTTTCTACCATTATCTGATACAAATACTTTGTTGTGGCTTCTTTTAGAATTTCTCCTTTATAGAATTTTTCTAATAACTGAGTTGCCGCCAACGGAGTCGTTGTATTGATATAAAGATTCTTCCAGTTTTTCATTTGTTCTTCGTTGACTTTAATAACGAAGTCTTTTATTCCTTGCTTATTGATAAATTTCTGCACCACTTTTGTGCCGCCAACTAAATCAATAAGTATATCACATCCGTTATTATCGCTATGTGAAACGGTATATCTCAATATTTTATCCAAAGTCAACTTCACATTTCCATCCGGATAATCTTCCTTCATCGGACTCCAGGTATCTTCATGCAAATCTCTCTTTTTAACGAAAATCTCCTGTGTCAATGAAAGCTTGCCTTCATCAACCAAATTCAAAACAGCCAACGCAATATGAAATTTAAAAACACTCATCAAAGGAGCTTTTAAGTTTCCGTTAATACTTAAAGTATCTTTATCTTCAATGCTTTTTATAGATATTCCGACTGTCGCATTTTTACTTGCAATAATCTGATTCAATTGTTGCCGAAGTTCATTTGTTGTTTGAGCAAACATCTGAAAAGACAGAAACGAAAACAGAATTACAGAGAATCTCTTCATTTAGTATGGTTTTTAAGGTTCTTATTTAATTAGAAAATGTGTCAATGAGAAAATTAGATAATTCTTTACTTTATGTAATTGATTATAATAACTTAATTATCAAATCGCAATAAATTATTTTTATCTTGAAAAACATTCAAATTAACCAATTTGAAATTACGTAATATTTCACTTTATATAATACATTATAATAAATTGATTTACAATTATTTTTATAAAAACAAATATTTTAACGCAACATCGTTGCTTTTGTATTTAATAATCAATTTTACAAAAGATTTCAATGATAAAATTGAACAATATGCACAATCTAAACAATTGCTTCATTATCTAATTGACAAATTATCTCATTATCTAATTAAACCCTCTGTCTTACGGTTCTTTGCTCGATTCTCTTCTCAAATTTTTCTCCTTGAAAAATACGTTGTACCATAATTCCCGGAATATGTATTTGATTTGGATCTAATGTTCCAACCGGAACCAATTCTTCA
This genomic window from Flavobacterium sp. 9 contains:
- a CDS encoding PAS domain-containing protein, translating into MKSNKFEEASSRHSLPIMAWEFHCEYLRELKAVLTDLKKMKKISDQFAWNDVNLDIKDRIQDEVVLVTDVDLKIVFASNGLKKMTGYKEEEVLGKTPRMFQGPTTCKTAVEEMREAVKLQIPFEKTIQNYRKDGRVYKCKINASPVFNIKGKLTHFIAFEKNLSA
- a CDS encoding DUF6646 family protein encodes the protein MKKIITLLFLVSFGITQAQQAFKGKGDIKVNVGANLQDGGSGIQGSVDFGLGENFSFGFVANYLLGVDNFNGFYHNNPTPYTDKKPDFSDRFDAKARINANLSSVIGVEQLDVYPGLSLGLHNFGGHVGGRYFFTDGFGVFTEIGFPIAKYGSNNDVFDHLNNQTTFSLGASFNL
- a CDS encoding metallophosphoesterase family protein, with protein sequence MRTFVIGDIHGGLLALEQVMKRAEITTQDTLIFLGDYVDGWSQSPQVIDFLIDLKSKQNCICIKGNHDDLLLSWFRNETEEIDETSWYKHGGEATVKAYEKVTPETIKIHIAFLESLEDYYLDEENRLYVHAGFTNVNGITYEYFPKLFFWDRTLWETALSLDPNLKEGDLFYPKRFTLYKEIFIGHTPVTRIGETVPVQKANVWNVDTGAAFKGPLTMMNVETKEFYQSDPLNELYFDEKGRN
- the dinB gene encoding DNA polymerase IV, whose protein sequence is MSDAPTYRKIIHIDMDAFYASVEQMDNPALRGKPVAVGGSENRGVVSAASYEARKFGVRSAISGVLAKKYCPEIIFVRPRFDRYKEISNKIHQIFHEYTDLVEPLSLDEAYLDVTQNKKGNPSASLLAQEIRMRILNEVGISASAGISVNKFVAKIASDYNKPNGQKTVNPDEVEAFLEELPIRKFYGVGKVTTEKMYQLGIFTGTDLKSKSLEFLEKHFGKSGAFYYKVVRGIHNSEVKSNRITKSVAAEHTFDVNLSSEIFMLEQLDKIAVSLERRLKKHNISGKTVTLKIKYSDFTQQTRSKTLPYFISDKSLIIETVEELLYQERMKDSVRLLGISLSNLNTEEKKAVVVQLKFTF
- a CDS encoding TonB-dependent receptor; translated protein: MRKKLQIVLTAILTLSSTLFFAQNHEIKGTITNESGNPLEFATVLIKGTQTNTTTDALGKFTVTAATNNPTLIVSLFGYQTKELVAKDHFVDVQLALENNSLDEIVVVGSRNPKKSKLETAVPVDVVNLAKIRNITPQTTTNDILTYMIPSFNSNRQSSSDGTEHIDPASLRGLGPDQVLVLVNGKRRHTTSLVNYQNTVGNGSVGTDLSAIPASSIKRIEVLRDGAAAQYGSDAIAGVINLVLKDNAGLEVNATYGSTSRDDGQTTNVNLNYGAKIGNKGGFINLTGEFNNREKTNRSQNNNLIIFDQSAQGNFFAYDFAENPAQSRQIDDDLLAQNGLKRDDFNFQIGDAKIKNIQGFFNTSIPLNDQIEFYAFGGVSHRNGTGYGFRRLPSETENVVTSIFPFGFQPELNSVVTDLSSSVGFKFKFGEWKLDVSNTIGENKFIYDVSNTNNVSLGDNSPTDFKAGNHSFLQNTVNADISRLYKDVFHGLNVAFGGEYRFEKYKIVPGEEASYIDGGAQSFPGFSPLNAVNENRNSVGVYADVEADVTEKLLIGIAGRYEDFTDFGNTINGKLSARYKILDNLFVRGAISTGFRAPSLHQQFFNNIATDVVDGQLLNSGIFRNDSQVAKELGIPKLKEETSRNYSFGIVFSPTKKLHITADYYHIRIDNRIILTGNLGNDAYGEPVPALRDLFAQYGAQTGRFFTNAINTTTNGVDVVIDYDLNVGPGKMNLSLLYNYNDNKVDDKLNNIPPLFIGQEDVYYGPQERSLIESNTPKHKGTFAINYSLTKWNFLLRNTYFGEVIRDGFPFGGIQKHNGKVVTDLTVAYKLTPKIQIALGANNLFDIFPDKQIYENSYYGVFKYAPVQMGTTGAYYFGRMSFTL
- a CDS encoding S-adenosyl-l-methionine hydroxide adenosyltransferase family protein gives rise to the protein MKLRLLLFLCAITFNGFSQNNVLVFQSDFGLKDGAVSAMKGVAMGVSTDLKIFDVTHEIPAFNIWEAAYRLSQTAQYYPAGTVFVSVCDPGVGTSRHSVVLLTKSGHYFVTPDNGTLTLIAEQLGIQEVREIDEVKNRRQNSNESYTFHGRDVYAFTGARLASKTITFEEVGPKLPNEVVKIEYQKPVFEKGIIKGGIPILDIQYGNVWTNIDKKTFANLDLKAGDIVKIQIFKGTKKVYDGKLKLVHTFGEVQVGTDVCYFNSLLNFSLAVNQGSFSEKYKIYSGADWSILLSK